A region from the Triticum aestivum cultivar Chinese Spring chromosome 3D, IWGSC CS RefSeq v2.1, whole genome shotgun sequence genome encodes:
- the LOC123076287 gene encoding transcription factor RADIALIS-like, with translation MSSVSGSSSRGGDDATWSAKENKLFEEALAYHGEGTPDRWLKVSRAMGGTKTAAEVRRHYEILVDDIKLIESGRVSFPKYKDNTQGPWN, from the coding sequence ATGTCTTCTGTGTCAGGGAGCTCATCCCGCGGCGGCGACGACGCGACGTGGAGCGCCAAGGAGAACAAGTTGTTCGAGGAGGCACTCGCCTACCACGGCGAGGGCACTCCCGACCGCTGGCTCAAGGTGTCTCGCGCCATGGGTGGGACCAAGACGGCCGCCGAGGTGCGCCGCCACTATGAGATCCTCGTGGACGACATCAAGCTCATCGAGTCCGGCAGGGTCTCGTTCCCCAAGTACAAGGACAACACCCAGGGGCCTTGGA